Genomic window (Flavobacteriales bacterium):
GTCGCGATCGAACAGGTACAGACCACCCTTGTCACTGCCGATCAGGTTAAGCTTGTCGAGCATGGTACGCGCCAAGCGCTCCTCTTCGATCTGCTCGGCCACATACCATTGCATGAAGTTGTGGGTGGTGTAATCCTTTTCCTTCAGGCAGAGGTCCACTATGCCATTGATCTCACCGCTCACCTCGACCTCCTGCTGCAGGATGCTCTTGAACACGTCCATGATGCCCTTCATTTCCTTGGGCGGCTTGGCCAATGCCGGTACCACCGCATGTCCGCCGCGCTCGTTGATGTAGCGCATCAATTTCAATGCGTGCATGCGCTCCTCATCGCTGTGGCTATAGAGGAACGCGGCAATGCCTTCCAGGCCCTGCACCTCCGCCCAAGAAGCCATGGCCAAGTACACTTGGCTGCTCATCGCCTCCTTCGCCACCTGCGCGTTCAGCGCGTTCTCCACCTTCTTCGATACCATCTTGGGGAATGTTTTGGGTTAGTGCGTGAAGGTAATCGATCCCGTCATCTTTTATTGAATCCGTTCATGGCCTGAGCGATCCCGAGCAGCCCGAACTGCAATACGGCCTTTCCTGACAGTTCGACCCGGTCGGGCAATGCCTCCTTTTCTTCATTGGTCCACGCACCCAGGACATACTCACTTTGCCTCCCTCGTGGGAATTCACCGCCGATACCGAACCGCAAACGCGGAAATGCCTCCGATCCCAGCAATTCGATGATGCTTGTAAGACCGTTATGCCCACCAGCCCCGCCGGAGCCCCGCAGCCGGACCTTGCCGAAGGGGAGCGCCAAGTCGTCGGTGATCACCAACAGGTGCTCTGGATCGAGACTTTCCTGATCCAGCCAATAGCGAACCGCTTTGCCGCTGAGATTCATGTAGGTCTGCGGCTTGATCAGCACGAAGGTGCGCCCCTTATGCTTGAAACGCGCGGTGTCGGCATAGCGGCCCGGGCTGAAGGAGGCGTCGAACGCATCCGCTAGGGTGTCCACCACTTGGAAACCAATGTTGTGCCGCGTGCCTGCGTATTCCGGCCCGGGATTGCCCAAGCCTGCGATCAGGTATTTCATGGATCGGCCGTGAAAGTACAAGCCCCGCACGAGGCGGGGCTTGCGGACGGAAAATTGGAAGCTGCTTCACGCAGCTCCAGATCATTTTTTGGCGGCTGCGGCGGGTTCCGCCTTCTTATCCGCGTCAACAGGTGCGGCAGCTCCGGCAGCGGCAGCGGTCTCGGCCGGGGTTTCTGCGACTTTCTTAGCCATTTTTACGCTGACCACCACATCATTGGGCTTCTCCATGATGGTGATCCCTGGCAGGCTCAGGTCGCTTACGCGGATGCTATCCCCCAGCTCCAGCTTGGTGATGTCCAGCTCGATCAGCTCCGGCAACGCATCCGGCAGGCCCTTCACGCGCAACTTACGCATGGTCTGGTTGAGCTTTCCGCCCATACGCACACCGGCACTTTGTCCCTTCAAGCGTACGGTCATGCTCAAGCGGGACTCCCTGTTCGCGATGGTCTCCAAGAAATCGGCGTGGATCACCGCGTCTGTCACGGGCTGGAACTGCTTGTCATGCAGCAATGCCGTGCGCTTCTCTCCATCGATGTCCAGCTGCACGCTGTATGCTTCCGGTGAGTGGACGATCTTGCTCAGCGCACGCTCGTCCACGCTGAAATGCACAACGTCCTTGCCGCCGTAGAGTACGCAGGGGACTTGCTTATTGCGGCGGACCTCCTTGGCACCGGTGGTGCCCTTTGTCTCGCGCTTGGTGCCGATGAGTTCGACGTTCTTCATTTTGACCTCGGGGTGTTATGCGATGATGAAGTGGCTGCTGATGCTCTCGTGATGCCGGACCCGTTGGATCACGTCGGCGAACAACTGCGCCACGGACAGTTGCTTGATCTTGGTTGATGCTTGAAGTTTTTCCACCGCTACTGGGATGGTATCGGTGACGATGAGCTCCACAAGGTCGCTGGCTTGGATGCGCTCGCAAGCGTCACCGCTCAGTACGGCATGGGTGCACATGGCGCGAACGCTGAGGGCGCCCTGCTCCACCATCATGGTGGCGGCCTTGGTCAACGTTCCGGCGGTATCCACCATGTCGTCCACGAGCACCACGTTCTTGCCGGCAACATCGCCGATCACCGTCATGCTGTCCACCTTGTTGGCCACTTTGCGCTGCTTATAGCAGATGGCCATGTCCACGCCCAAATGCTTGGCGTAGGCGTTGGCCCGCTTGGTGCCGCCGGTGTCCGGTGCAGCCATGATCAGGTCGTCGAGCTTCAGGCTTTGGATATGGGGCAGGAAGATGCTGCTGGCGAAAAGGTGGTCCACAGGCACTTCAAAGAAGCCCTGGATCTGGTCCGCGTGCAGGTCCATGGTCATCACGCGGTCCACGCCGGCGGCGGTGAGCATGTTGGCCACCAGCTTGGCACCGATGCTCACGCGGGGCTTGTCCTTGCGGTCCTGCCGGGCAAAACCGAAGTAGGGGATCACGGCTACGATCCGCTTCGCACTGGCCCGTTTGGCAGCGTCCACCATCAGGAGCAGCTCGAACAGGTTGTCGCTGGGCGGCATGGTGCTTTGCACAATGAAGACCACGTTGCCACGCACCGTCTCCTCGAAGCTGGGCTGGAATTCCCCATCGCTGAAGCGGCTTACGGTGACCTCGCCGAGCTTCTGCCTGCCTTCCACAGCAATACGCTCCGCGAGGTCGCGAGTGGCCGTGCCGCCGAAGATCTTTGCGCTATCGTGCTCGTTGTGGTCCATGCCG
Coding sequences:
- a CDS encoding ferritin — protein: MVSKKVENALNAQVAKEAMSSQVYLAMASWAEVQGLEGIAAFLYSHSDEERMHALKLMRYINERGGHAVVPALAKPPKEMKGIMDVFKSILQQEVEVSGEINGIVDLCLKEKDYTTHNFMQWYVAEQIEEERLARTMLDKLNLIGSDKGGLYLFDRDLSGAASSKP
- a CDS encoding aminoacyl-tRNA hydrolase, translated to MKYLIAGLGNPGPEYAGTRHNIGFQVVDTLADAFDASFSPGRYADTARFKHKGRTFVLIKPQTYMNLSGKAVRYWLDQESLDPEHLLVITDDLALPFGKVRLRGSGGAGGHNGLTSIIELLGSEAFPRLRFGIGGEFPRGRQSEYVLGAWTNEEKEALPDRVELSGKAVLQFGLLGIAQAMNGFNKR
- a CDS encoding 50S ribosomal protein L25, coding for MKNVELIGTKRETKGTTGAKEVRRNKQVPCVLYGGKDVVHFSVDERALSKIVHSPEAYSVQLDIDGEKRTALLHDKQFQPVTDAVIHADFLETIANRESRLSMTVRLKGQSAGVRMGGKLNQTMRKLRVKGLPDALPELIELDITKLELGDSIRVSDLSLPGITIMEKPNDVVVSVKMAKKVAETPAETAAAAGAAAPVDADKKAEPAAAAKK
- a CDS encoding ribose-phosphate pyrophosphokinase, with translation MDHNEHDSAKIFGGTATRDLAERIAVEGRQKLGEVTVSRFSDGEFQPSFEETVRGNVVFIVQSTMPPSDNLFELLLMVDAAKRASAKRIVAVIPYFGFARQDRKDKPRVSIGAKLVANMLTAAGVDRVMTMDLHADQIQGFFEVPVDHLFASSIFLPHIQSLKLDDLIMAAPDTGGTKRANAYAKHLGVDMAICYKQRKVANKVDSMTVIGDVAGKNVVLVDDMVDTAGTLTKAATMMVEQGALSVRAMCTHAVLSGDACERIQASDLVELIVTDTIPVAVEKLQASTKIKQLSVAQLFADVIQRVRHHESISSHFIIA